A stretch of Telopea speciosissima isolate NSW1024214 ecotype Mountain lineage chromosome 11, Tspe_v1, whole genome shotgun sequence DNA encodes these proteins:
- the LOC122644862 gene encoding uncharacterized mitochondrial protein AtMg00310-like yields MVAPISNFAAMHFKLPSSFHNRASKEVAKVFWSGMTNSSKIHWLSWRKLCNSKSHGGLGFRYSNLQNRALLAKAAWRMCMDPDSDWAKFTKALYYLHCDFLQARIGNSPSWAWRSILEDREALKLGLLWKIGLGNKVDIWHDNWVSSLPSFKITDQAPLYPTVQKVEELIDHANQRWKKSLIRSIFSTQVTNAILCNQILLLPTEDRLVWGIAKNGIFSIKSTYHLLCNVRDTEDKTSTSLTTPNKWASTPKDVWNLIWKVGATPKIKAFLWRAGAGLSHRGRSI; encoded by the coding sequence ATGGTGGCTCCAATTTCTAATTTTGCAGCTATGCACTTCAAGCTCCCATCCTCATTCCATAACCGTGCCTCTAAAGAAGTAGCAAAAGTCTTTTGGAGTGGTATGACGAACTCTTCCAAAATTCATTGGCTATCTTGGCGGAAACTTTGCAACTCAAAGTCTCACGGGGGTCTAGGCTTTCGATATTCAAATTTACAAAATCGAGCTTTACTTGCAAAGGCGGCATGGAGAATGTGCATGGACCCTGATTCGGACTGGGCAAAGTTCACAAAAGCCCTCTACTACCTGCATTGCGATTTTCTTCAAGCTCGGATTGGAAACTCTCCATCATGGGCATGGAGAAGCATTTTGGAAGACAGGGAAGCTCTGAAATTGGGCCTCCTATGGAAGATAGGGCTGGGCAATAAAGTGGATATATGGCATGACAACTGGGTGTCGTCCCTTCCTTCTTTTAAAATCACTGATCAAGCTCCTTTATATCCTACTGTTCAGAAAGTGGAGGAACTGATAGACCATGCAAACCAAAGATGGAAGAAATCTCTAATTCGCTCAATTTTCAGTACCCAAGTTACGAATGCCATCCTGTGTAATCAAATTCTCCTTCTCCCAACAGAAGATCGTTTGGTGTGGGGAATAGCAAAAAATGGCATCTTTTCAATAAAGTCCACGTATCACTTGCTTTGTAATGTGCGAGATACTGAAGATAAGACTTCCACCTCTTTGACAACACCAAACAAATGGGCTTCCACTCCAAAAGATGTCTGGAACCTGATTTGGAAAGTGGGTGCGACTCCTAAGATCAAAGCATTCCTTTGGAGAGCTGGAGCAGGCCTTAGCCACAGGGGAAGGTCTATATAG